A genomic stretch from Malus domestica chromosome 15, GDT2T_hap1 includes:
- the LOC114821542 gene encoding protein CHAPERONE-LIKE PROTEIN OF POR1, chloroplastic-like has protein sequence MTSVSGLTGTPSRCCFQIPARSSGSLCGQVSNFPHSWKPAGKNELLCAERSYWTGFAQRLCARKTHLIKFAMDASYGDMSNEPTAIFPRINVRDPYKRLGISREASEDEIQGARNFLIRQYAGHKPSVDAIESAHDKIIMQQFYDRKNPKIDLKKKYREVNQSRVVQAVRNRFRTPSTKFIIKTSIAFVVLAALTVLFPTEEGPTLQVALSLLATIYFVYDRLKSKLRAFLYSAGSFALSWLLGTFLMVSVVPPLLKGPRSFEVTTSLISYVLLWVSSTYLK, from the exons ATGACTTCCGTTTCAGGACTGACTGGTACTCCCTCCAGATGCTGCTTCCAAATTCCAGCACGCAGTTCTGGTTCACTATGTGGGCAGGTTTCGAATTTTCCTCACAGTTGGAAGCCTGCAGGAAAGAACGAGCTACTTTGTGCGGAAAG AAGTTATTGGACTGGTTTTGCACAAAGGTTGTGCGCGCGGAAAACACATCTGATCAAGTTTGCCATGGATGCATCCTACGGCGATATGTCCAATGAACCAACTG CTATCTTTCCTAGGATTAATGTGAGGGACCCATACAAACGACTTGGAATAAGCAGGGAGGCTTCAGAAGATGAGATTCAGGGTGCAAGGAACTTCCTTATCCGACAGTATGCAGGTCACAAACCAAGTGTGGATGCAATTGAATCAGCCCATGACAAAATAATCATGCAGCAGTTCTACGACaggaagaacccaaaaattgaCTTGAAGAAAAAGTACAGGGAAGTCAATCAGTCCCGTGTTGTGCAGGCTGTGAGAAATAGGTTCCGAACTCCGTCCACAAAATTCATTATAAAAACGTCAATTGCATTTGTAGTGCTTGCAGCTCTCACTGTTCTATTTCCAACCGAAGAAGGTCCGACCCTTCAAGTAGCCCTTTCCTTGTTGGCTACCATTTACTTTGTATATGACAGGCTTAAGAGCAAGTTGCGAGCTTTTCTCTACAG TGCTGGATCATTTGCTTTGTCATGGCTCTTGGGAACCTTCTTGATGGTGTCTGTGGTTCCACCACTACTGAAAGGCCCAAGGAGTTTCGAGGTGACAACGTCATTGATAAGCTATGTGCTACTCTGGGTCTCGTCGACATATCTGAAGTAA
- the LOC114821540 gene encoding PHAF1 protein At3g51130 has protein sequence MLQRPRRRCEGTAMGAIVLDLRPGLGIGPFTIGMPICEAFAQIEQEPNIYDVVHVKYYDEEPLKLDIVISFPDHGFHLRFDPWSQRLRLVEIFDIKRLQMRYATSLIGGPSTLATFVAVYALFGPTFPGIYDKDRGVYTLFYPGLSFAFPIPSQYTDCCHDREAELPLEFPDGTTPVTCRVSIYDSSTDKKVGVGSLMDKASAPPLPVGSLYMEEVHVKLGEELYFTVGGQNIPFGASPQDVWTELGRPCGIHQKQVDQMVIHSGLDTRPRTTLCGDYFYNYFTRGLDILFDGQTHKIKKFVLHTNYPGHADFNSYIKCNFVIFASDLGGSYQDVNNCKHRITPSTKWEQVKEFLGDCGRAAIQTQGSTSNPFGSTFVYGYQNAAFEVMKNGYIATVTLFQSS, from the exons ATGTTGCAGAGACCTCGACGCCGCTGCGAAGGCACCGCCATGGGCGCCATCGTCCTCGATCTACGACCCGGCCTCGGAATCGGACCCTTCACCATCG GAATGCCGATATGCGAAGCATTTGCTCAGATAGAACAGGAGCCTAACATTTACGACGTTGTCCATGTGAAGTATTATGATGAG GAGCCCCTTAAGTTGGATATCgttatcagctttccagatcaTGGTTTTCATCTTCGCTTTGATCCTTGGTCACAG AGGCTACGCCTTGTTGAAATATTTGATATAAAACGGCTTCAAATGCGCTATGCCACTTCTTTGATTGG GGGACCATCCACTCTAGCAACTTTTGTAGCTGTATATGCACTATTTGGGCCAACTTTCCCTGGAATTTATGACAAGGATAGAGGTGTCTACACTCTGTTTTACCCA GGGCTTTCCTTTGCTTTTCCAATTCCAAGCCAGTATACAGATTGCTGCCATGATAGAGAAG CGGAATTACCATTAGAGTTTCCAGATGGAACCACACCAGTGACGTGCCGCGTCTCCATATACGATAGTTCTACAGATAAAAAAGTTGGTGTGGGGTCCTTAATGGATAAGGCTTCCGCTCCTCCATTACCTGTTGGCAGCCTCTATATGGAAGAGGTGCATGTTAAG CTAGGGGAAGAGTTATACTTTACTGTTGGTGGTCAGAATATTCCTTTTGGTGCATCACCTCAG GATGTTTGGACTGAATTGGGTCGTCCTTGTGGGATACATCAAAAGCAG GTAGACCAAATGGTTATTCATTCTGGCTTGGACACGCGCCCACGGACAACTCTTTGTGGCGATTATTTCTACAATTACTTTACCCGTGGTTTGGACATTTTATTTGATGGGCAG ACTCATAAAATCAAGAAGTTTGTTTTGCATACAAACTATCCTGGCCATGCAGATTTCAACTCGTACATAAAGTGCAATTTTGTCATCTTTGCTTCTGATT TAGGGGGTTCTTATCAGGATGTAAATAACTGCAAACATAGGATTACACCAAGCACAAAGTGGGAGCAAGTGAAG GAATTCCTCGGGGACTGTGGCCGAGCTGCTATCCAGACTCAAGGTTCTACAAGCAATCCGTTTGGATCTACTTTTGTATATGGTTATCAAAATGCTGCATTTGAG GTGATGAAGAATGGTTACATTGCCACTGTGACTCTTTTCCAGTCGTCGTGA